The Nocardioides humi genome includes a region encoding these proteins:
- the rpe gene encoding ribulose-phosphate 3-epimerase, with translation MQITPSILNSDFARLGEEVARIPGADWVHVDVMDNHFVPNLTFGPAMVEALARVSPVPLDAHLMIEDADRNAPAYVEAGCGSVTFHVEAAKAPVRLAREIRSAGARASMALKPATPVEPYEDLLAELDMLLIMTVEPGFGGQRFLDLCLPKIRRARALMDKHGVETWLQVDGGVSLETIERCAEAGADVFVAGSAVYSADDPDAMVAALRARAEEARG, from the coding sequence ATCCAGATCACACCGTCGATCCTCAACTCCGACTTCGCGCGACTCGGTGAGGAGGTGGCGCGGATCCCCGGCGCGGACTGGGTCCACGTCGACGTCATGGACAACCACTTCGTCCCCAACCTGACCTTCGGCCCGGCGATGGTCGAGGCGCTCGCCCGGGTCAGCCCGGTGCCGCTGGACGCCCACCTGATGATCGAGGACGCCGACCGCAACGCCCCGGCGTACGTCGAGGCCGGCTGCGGGTCGGTCACCTTCCACGTCGAGGCGGCCAAGGCGCCGGTCCGGCTCGCGCGCGAGATCCGCTCGGCCGGCGCCCGCGCGTCGATGGCGCTCAAGCCCGCCACCCCCGTCGAGCCGTACGAGGACCTCCTGGCCGAGCTCGACATGCTGCTGATCATGACCGTCGAGCCGGGCTTCGGCGGCCAGAGGTTCCTGGACCTGTGCCTGCCGAAGATCCGCCGCGCGCGGGCGCTGATGGACAAGCACGGCGTCGAGACCTGGCTGCAGGTCGACGGCGGGGTGTCGCTGGAGACCATCGAGCGCTGCGCCGAGGCCGGCGCCGACGTGTTCGTGGCCGGCTCGGCCGTCTACTCCGCCGACGACCCCGACGCCATGGTCGCCGCGCTGCGGGCCCGGGCCGAGGAGGCCCGGGGCTAG